The genomic segment TGAGGTTCTTGAGCCGCTCTATCGCGTGATCGACGACCTCGCCGGCGAAGTCGCGCTGCCGGAGCGCGTCGCGCACCTCGTGTTCCGTGCGGGCACGGCGGGCGAGGTAGGCAATGGTAAAGCGCCGGGCCCGCAGCCGGGCGTCGTCCTCCAGGATGCGCCGGATGGCCTCCTCGCCGAGTTCGCTGCCCCGCGCGATGGGGTGATCCAGCAGCACATCCTGTTCGATGCCGAAACTGAATACCCCGTCGATGAAAACCGACAGCCGGTTGGCGTTCTTTTTCTGGGGCTCCAGCGCCGTCACGGTGCCGGCGGCGGGCGTCGCCCGGGGTTCATCATGCGCGTCGTCGTAGCTCGGCACGGGGCTGAGGGGTCAGTGAGGGTTGCTGCGGGCGGTTGTGGTAGCCGATACCGTGAGCGAGAGGCTATCCATCGAGATGCCGGCGAGGATGCCGACCGCGCCGTCGATGTTGGATTTCGGCTCGCGCCGCTGCGGCGCGTCCCGCGTGGCGGCGAACTCGGCGTAATCCTCGTGGGATCGCACCAGATACACGGTCAACGCGTGAGGCGGGAAGGGGGAGGTCAGCGAATCGACGGGGATGCCGTACACCCCCTTCCACTGGAGCGACCCGTCAGGACGGGCGGTCATCTCCTGTTCGAGCCGGATGTCGGTCGGCTGGAGGAAAAAATCGATCACGGTCGACGAGAAGGCGATGCGGGGCCGCAGCAGCGTCTCGATCCAGTAGGCGCCGTCGGAGGCGACGTCTTCCGGGCGCCACCACATGGTGACTTCGACGGGATACAGATACCCCTTCTGCGCGCCCACACCCAGCGTATCCAGACGCAGGGAGTCGATCAGGATGGCATCCGCCGGCGTCGCGGGCACCGACACGAGCACGCTGTCGAGCCGGATGGACGGGGGGATGGCCCCTTCCGCGGCGGCCGACAGATCCCGCCAGGCGGCTTCCATGCTGAAGCGGGTATACGCGCTGACGACGAACGGCTGGTCGAGCACCGGCTCGTAGGTCCCGGGTGTGTCGCCGAGGGCATAGGGGATGCGCGTGCCGTCGACGGTGAGGGCGAGGGCGGCATCGTCGATCGCGTTGGGTTCGCCCCCGAGGGGCGTCGTGAGCGACAGGGCGCGCCGGATGGAGATGGCCGGAAGCGGCTGGCCAGTTTCCAGATACCCCTCGATCACGAGCACGTTGTCGTCCGTCGGCGACACGGTATCGCACCCGGCGGCCAGGACCAGCGCCAGGCCGGCCCACGCGACGAGGCGTCGCACGTTATGTCCGCGCCATGCCGGCATCACAGCTCCATTTCCAGTTCGAACAGCGGCAGGATCGGCAGCCCCTTGAGGTCGCGCGGCACCACGATCGACTGCGCCGGGTCGTAGAGGCGGTCGATGACGTTGCGCCGGTTCGTGATGTTGAAGACATGCAGCTGCGCTTTCCATTGGGCGCCGATGAGCGTAAACCGGTTGCTGATCGTCACGTCGAACCGGAGGTAGGGCGGAAGCCGGCCGTTGTTGATTTCAGGGCGGTAGAGATACGCAGTCGGCGGCTCGCCGGTGGGTCCGTTGAGGCTGTAGCGCGCAACGGGCACCGTGAGCGGGTAGCCGCTGCGGGCCGTCGTGGAGAGCGTGACGTTCCAGGTGTTGAAAAAGCGGGTGATGGTCGAGCGAAACAGGCGGGGCGCGTCGTAGTCGGTGGGCCGGTAGTCGGCCAGGGTGCCGTTCGATTCGCGGATGAGCGCGCGGCTGCCGGCGTAGTTCACCCAGAAGAGCCACGGGCCGCGCCGGGCCTGGGCCGTGAACTCCATCCCGTATCCACGGCTCTTGCCCTGGGTGTACTGCGCCAGGAGCGACCCGAGTTCGATACCCGGCCCGATGAGCTCGTCCTTGGTCTGGAATTCGTCGGTCGGGATGAGCACGCGGTCGGCGTGCCGGATATAGGTCTCGGCGGCGAGCATCAGCCAGGGAAACGGGTGGCTTTCGCCTTCGAGCGACGCCTGGTAGCCGGTCGACGGGCGCACCGAGCGGTCGGTCGGAATCCATCGGCTGGATACCAGGTCGTAGATCAGCGAGTAGCGATCGCGCAGGCGCTGCATGAACTGGACCTGCTGGCCGAACGCGCTCCGCAGGACGAGCCACCGCGGATCCGCTACATACTCGACGCTCAGGCGCGGGCTCGTGTACAGGCGCTGCCGGCTGCTGAACCGGCTCAGGCGTACCCCGGGTTGCAGGGTCAGGCGAGACGTCGGGCGCCAGGTATCTTCGAGATAGGTCACCTGTTCGCGCGCGCCGACCGCGCTCGCGTCGGAGGTGGTGTCGATGGCGGATGGCGTTCGCTGGATGCGGGCGTCGATGCTGCTGTTGAAGGCATGGTCGATGGCCTGAAATCCAAACTGGATGTGATGGGCGTCGCTGGCGAAGTAGTCGCCGTCGACCTTGACGCCGAGATCGCGCACGCGGACGTGGTAGTAGGAGTCCACGATGGCGTTGCTGGTCGGGCGGATGAGTGCGCCCTCGTTGGCGTTGTAGCTGGTCCGGTACGCCGTGGTCGTCAGCAGCAGCCGGCGTGAGACGAGGTATTTGTGCTGGAACGAGTAGAGCCGGTTGCCCCAGGAGTGGTCCACCTCGAAGTACAGATCGGCCGGCCTCAGCCAGGACGAAAAATCGAGCGACAGATCGAAGGGAAGCCGCAGGTCGAGGACGTCGCGGCCGGCGTAATACGTGAACGAGAGCCGGTGTTCGTTGCCCGGTTTATAGGCGAGCTTGGCGGTAAAATCGGAGAAATAGTACCCCGTGCGCAGGGTATCCCGCACCCCGCTGCGGTCCTCTACCGGGTGCTCGCGCCCGATGAGTTTGTCGAGGTACGACCGCCGGCCCGACACCATGAACGAACTCCGGCGGGTGAGCGGGCTTTCGAAGAGGAAGCGGCCGCTCAGCGCGCTGAGCGCCACGCGCGCCTGGGGCTGCGTCCGGCTTCCGTCCTTCAGGTTCGCATCGAGGATCGACGAGAGCCGGCCTCCGTGCTGGGCCGGAAACGCGCCGCGATACAGCTTGATGTCCTTGAACGTGTCCGACTGAAAGGTGGAGACGAGGTTAAAGGCATGCCACGGATGATACACCGGGGCGCCATCCAGCAGATACAGATTCTGGTCGGGTGCGCCGCCTCGCACGAGGAGCCCCGTGTTGATGCCGCCCTCCTTGCGTACGCCGGGCGTCCACTGGAGGGTGTTGAAAAGGTCGTTTTCGCTGTTGAACGCCGGCATCGCCTCGATATCCTGTATCGATATCGCGAGGACGCCCGGGATGGGCAGTTCGTCGCGCCGCGAGGGTGCCGGGGCCTCGACGAGCAGGCCGTCGGTCTCCAGTGCGACCGGGTTCAGCGCCAGGAGCGCCCGGCTGCCGGGCGCGGCGAGAGTGGTGTCGACCGGGAGGTAGCCGAGGTACGAGACGCGGACCCGGTGATCGCCGCGTTGCAGGTGCGTGAGCGTAAAGGTGCCGTCGCTGCGGGATGTCGCGCCGCGCTGCTCGTCGATGAGGTAGATGTGGGCGCCGGGCAGCGGCGCCCCGGTCTGGCGATCCACGATGCGCCCCAGCGCCAGGTTGTTCTGTCGGGAAGCGCTCGATCCGGCGAGGCCGGCGCCGCCTTCGATCGCCGGCGCGAGCACGTACTGCTTGGCATGCAGGGAGATCGAGCGGACGTTGGTGTCGACCAGCACGCAGCGCAGCGCCTCTTCAAACGATTCGCCCTCGTAGTGGCACGTCGCCGTGTTCTCCTCGATGAGCCGCACGGAATAGACGAAGTCGACCCCGCTTTTGAGGCTGAGGTAGTCAAGTGCTTCCCGGAGTGGTGCCTTGCGGATGTCGATGGTGATCGATTGGGCGGCCGCCTCATCGGGCAGTGCCATCCGCAGGGCAACGAGAAGCAGAGCCAGTACGGTGAATAGGTTGCGACGCAATGATCCCGGCCTGTCGAGGGTTGGAGTACCCTGATCGCGCGCGCAGAACGCACCGGCGCGCACGTACTAAAGTACCATTCAATCGGCGACGGGTTCAATCCGGACGCGGCGAGCTCCAGCCAAAAGAACCGAGCGGTAGGATCTGCCGGGTGTGCTGTCGTCTGGTCCGGGTGGACCGTCGAGTCGAATCGACTTCGATCTTACACCCCATCGCTTCAGGTCATTCGTACAGCGTTTCGCTGCAGTGCGTGAGGTCAGATCGTAAGACGGATCGGGCGGGGACGTGGTTACACGATGGGCGAAGGCCGGCCGGCTGGAGGTTACGGCGCGCCGGTGGCGAGATGAAAAGCGGCCCCGTTGCGGTCGACATGCCCGTTGAAGGCGGTGGCGAGCAGGTTCATCGTTTGATCGATGGAGAGGCTGTCCGGCGACAGCGTGGCCGTGAACCGCTCCTCTTCCAGCGAGGGGGCGACGGTCACTTCCGCGCCATAGGTGCGGCTCAGGTGGCTGGCTACGTCGCGGAGCGGGGTGTCGTGAAAGACGAGATAGCCGGACCAGCTCAGCGTGCGCGTCATGTCCTGCACCGCAACCGGGGGCGTCGGCGCGCGCAGGACCTGGATACGACTCATCTCGCCCGGCGCCAGCGTCACCGGAGGATGATTCCAGCGGCGGGAGGTGACGGACACCTGGCCGTTGGCCAGGATGACGCGCGTTTCGGCGAGGCTGGCTTCAACGCTGAAGCTGGTCCCGATCGCGCGCGTCAGCGCCGCCGGCGTCTCCACGACAAACGCTTCATTGCCCGGGATGATGTGGAAAAAGGCCTGGCCGCGCAGCGAGACCGTCCGGGTGTACGCGGGCGCGTCGTCGCGCCGGCGATACGACAGGCGCGACTTGCCGTGCAGCCGGATCGTGGAGCCGTCCGCGAATACGATGTCCTCGCTCTGCCCCGGATCGGTGCGGACGACGACGAGGTGTTCGCTGCGCCAGGCATAAACGGACAGGCTGCCAACCACCGCAAGGATGACCAGCGCGCCGGCCAGACGATTTGACCACAGGGCGCGTACACCGCGTCGGCGGCTCGGGGCGCGATCGCGCCGCGCCGGCGCCGCGGGGACCTCTTCCCAGAGCTGGCTGAAATCCCGGCTCGCCTCGCGGATCTGGTTGGTGACGTCCTCGAGCCCGGGATGCGCTTCCAGCGCCGCGCGCAGCGCCGGCATGCCGGCGTGCAGGCGTGCCGATTCTTCGTCGCTCAGGGCAACGCCTTCCGCTTCCAACGCATACAGTACGAGCAGGGAGCGGTCGGGCACATCGTGGTTCAGGCGTTCCCGCACGTGCGCGCCCAGCATCTGCCAGCGCGTCAACAGGGTCCTGAGTTCGGG from the Rhodothermales bacterium genome contains:
- a CDS encoding TonB-dependent receptor encodes the protein MALPDEAAAQSITIDIRKAPLREALDYLSLKSGVDFVYSVRLIEENTATCHYEGESFEEALRCVLVDTNVRSISLHAKQYVLAPAIEGGAGLAGSSASRQNNLALGRIVDRQTGAPLPGAHIYLIDEQRGATSRSDGTFTLTHLQRGDHRVRVSYLGYLPVDTTLAAPGSRALLALNPVALETDGLLVEAPAPSRRDELPIPGVLAISIQDIEAMPAFNSENDLFNTLQWTPGVRKEGGINTGLLVRGGAPDQNLYLLDGAPVYHPWHAFNLVSTFQSDTFKDIKLYRGAFPAQHGGRLSSILDANLKDGSRTQPQARVALSALSGRFLFESPLTRRSSFMVSGRRSYLDKLIGREHPVEDRSGVRDTLRTGYYFSDFTAKLAYKPGNEHRLSFTYYAGRDVLDLRLPFDLSLDFSSWLRPADLYFEVDHSWGNRLYSFQHKYLVSRRLLLTTTAYRTSYNANEGALIRPTSNAIVDSYYHVRVRDLGVKVDGDYFASDAHHIQFGFQAIDHAFNSSIDARIQRTPSAIDTTSDASAVGAREQVTYLEDTWRPTSRLTLQPGVRLSRFSSRQRLYTSPRLSVEYVADPRWLVLRSAFGQQVQFMQRLRDRYSLIYDLVSSRWIPTDRSVRPSTGYQASLEGESHPFPWLMLAAETYIRHADRVLIPTDEFQTKDELIGPGIELGSLLAQYTQGKSRGYGMEFTAQARRGPWLFWVNYAGSRALIRESNGTLADYRPTDYDAPRLFRSTITRFFNTWNVTLSTTARSGYPLTVPVARYSLNGPTGEPPTAYLYRPEINNGRLPPYLRFDVTISNRFTLIGAQWKAQLHVFNITNRRNVIDRLYDPAQSIVVPRDLKGLPILPLFELEMEL
- a CDS encoding FecR domain-containing protein — translated: MRDAYEAILHYDELTPEERGALRDELETHPELRTLLTRWQMLGAHVRERLNHDVPDRSLLVLYALEAEGVALSDEESARLHAGMPALRAALEAHPGLEDVTNQIREASRDFSQLWEEVPAAPARRDRAPSRRRGVRALWSNRLAGALVILAVVGSLSVYAWRSEHLVVVRTDPGQSEDIVFADGSTIRLHGKSRLSYRRRDDAPAYTRTVSLRGQAFFHIIPGNEAFVVETPAALTRAIGTSFSVEASLAETRVILANGQVSVTSRRWNHPPVTLAPGEMSRIQVLRAPTPPVAVQDMTRTLSWSGYLVFHDTPLRDVASHLSRTYGAEVTVAPSLEEERFTATLSPDSLSIDQTMNLLATAFNGHVDRNGAAFHLATGAP